A genome region from Chengkuizengella sp. SCS-71B includes the following:
- a CDS encoding head maturation protease, ClpP-related: MEKFWKVKAIDHTMGEIQIYGEITSYKWDESDTTAKCFKEDLDRLGDIKTLNIYMNSPGGSVYEGNAIYNILKRHKAKINIHIDGIAASIASVIAMAGDTIFMPENAMMMIHNPWTFAMGNASDLRKEADDLDKAQESMVISYLAKTGEKLDRDKLMSMLDAETWLSAKECYDYGLCDVIEEEKNIAASVHCDFFAKYKNTPKNLLELANKTTDLDISDEEKQVRQQLKEEAEASIQKLNLILGGI; encoded by the coding sequence ATGGAGAAGTTTTGGAAAGTAAAAGCAATTGATCATACTATGGGTGAAATACAGATATACGGTGAGATCACATCGTATAAATGGGATGAATCAGACACGACAGCAAAATGTTTTAAAGAGGATTTAGATCGTTTAGGTGACATAAAGACCTTAAACATTTATATGAATTCTCCTGGTGGATCAGTATATGAAGGGAATGCAATCTATAACATCTTAAAAAGGCATAAAGCAAAAATAAATATTCATATCGATGGAATAGCAGCGAGTATCGCAAGTGTCATCGCAATGGCAGGCGATACTATTTTTATGCCCGAAAACGCGATGATGATGATTCATAATCCTTGGACATTTGCTATGGGAAATGCATCTGATCTAAGAAAAGAAGCTGATGATTTAGATAAAGCTCAAGAGAGTATGGTGATTTCTTATCTTGCAAAAACAGGTGAGAAATTAGACAGAGACAAGTTAATGAGTATGTTGGATGCCGAAACGTGGTTATCTGCTAAAGAGTGTTACGACTATGGGTTATGTGACGTGATAGAAGAAGAAAAGAATATCGCTGCTAGTGTTCATTGTGATTTTTTTGCAAAATACAAAAACACACCTAAAAATCTACTAGAATTAGCAAATAAAACAACTGATTTGGACATTTCAGACGAAGAAAAACAGGTAAGACAACAGTTAAAAGAAGAAGCAGAAGCGAGTATTCAAAAATTAAATTTAATCCTTGGAGGGATATAA
- a CDS encoding phage major capsid protein: MTLYELKASIATVGSELKKIEGDISAKAANPTVPIEDIQSLKSQKKDLKERFDLLQEQHDELELEQKANLQARMKNNSSLNPGLESEDPKARLTGAKAELIRATMRKQSVSKDVFNALGDNDSTGGNKFLPKTVSSEILVEPFVKNQLRELSMITQIPNLEIPKLSFTLDDDDFINDEETAKELKADGDVVSFNRHKFKVLAGVSETVLNGTDTNLVSNVEMSLQSGVAAKEKKVAFATTPKAGEEHMSFYGVSIIEKEAGNMYEAITDAIADLHEDYRENATIVMRYQDYKNIIKELANGSATLFAAQPEQVLGKPVVFCDSAIHPVVGDFNYSHFNYDLDALYDRDKDVKTGIEQFVVTAWFDHQIKLKSAFRIAKIVPEA; this comes from the coding sequence ATGACATTATATGAATTGAAAGCAAGTATAGCGACAGTGGGAAGCGAGTTAAAAAAAATAGAGGGGGATATTTCAGCAAAGGCAGCGAATCCAACTGTACCTATTGAGGATATACAGAGTTTAAAAAGCCAAAAAAAGGACTTGAAAGAAAGATTTGATTTGTTACAAGAGCAACATGATGAGTTAGAATTAGAGCAAAAAGCTAATTTACAAGCAAGAATGAAGAATAACTCATCTTTAAATCCAGGTTTAGAAAGTGAAGATCCAAAAGCCAGATTAACAGGTGCAAAAGCTGAATTAATTCGTGCAACTATGCGCAAGCAATCAGTTTCTAAAGATGTTTTTAATGCACTTGGAGATAACGATTCAACAGGTGGAAATAAGTTTTTGCCGAAAACAGTTTCCAGTGAAATTTTAGTCGAACCTTTTGTTAAAAATCAACTTCGTGAATTATCGATGATTACTCAAATTCCAAATTTAGAAATTCCCAAATTAAGCTTTACTTTAGATGATGATGATTTCATTAATGATGAAGAAACAGCAAAAGAGTTAAAAGCCGATGGAGATGTCGTTTCTTTTAATCGTCATAAATTTAAAGTATTGGCTGGGGTCTCTGAAACAGTTCTCAACGGTACGGATACGAATTTAGTATCCAATGTTGAAATGAGTTTACAATCAGGTGTTGCAGCTAAAGAGAAGAAAGTTGCTTTTGCTACAACACCAAAAGCAGGAGAAGAGCATATGTCTTTTTATGGCGTTTCCATTATTGAGAAGGAAGCAGGAAATATGTATGAGGCTATAACAGATGCGATTGCAGACCTTCATGAAGATTATCGAGAAAATGCAACGATTGTTATGCGTTATCAAGATTACAAAAACATTATAAAAGAGCTTGCTAATGGAAGTGCTACTTTATTTGCGGCACAACCTGAACAGGTTCTCGGAAAGCCAGTGGTATTTTGTGACTCCGCCATTCATCCAGTAGTAGGAGATTTTAATTATTCGCATTTCAATTATGATTTAGATGCACTTTATGATAGAGATAAAGATGTAAAAACGGGCATTGAACAATTTGTAGTAACAGCGTGGTTTGATCATCAAATCAAGCTGAAATCAGCATTTCGTATTGCAAAAATTGTTCCTGAAGCTTAA
- a CDS encoding head-tail connector protein, producing the protein MLEELKKYLRIDGSEDDVILTLLLDAAEEYLTNAGVPESESKLYKLAVMLYVTLHYENRDPSQKMEKLNFAFQGILLQLKEWGENE; encoded by the coding sequence ATGCTTGAGGAATTAAAAAAATATCTAAGAATCGATGGGAGTGAGGATGACGTAATCCTCACTCTTTTACTTGATGCTGCTGAAGAATATTTAACAAATGCTGGCGTTCCAGAGTCAGAGAGTAAATTATACAAGTTAGCAGTAATGCTATACGTTACACTTCATTATGAAAATCGTGATCCGAGTCAAAAGATGGAAAAACTGAACTTTGCTTTTCAAGGGATACTCTTGCAACTGAAAGAATGGGGTGAAAATGAGTGA
- a CDS encoding terminase large subunit: MTTSKISNTGALNVLIKPAQSLLTTWYAEQVVSEKIVASKEVILACERHLNDLKRAKNSDFPYIFIEKIGHRPIRFIESFCKPSKGDFKQLILQPWQHFVLGSTYGWIHKDTGVRRFKECIIFVGRKNGKTTMISGTANYGCSKDQENGADVILLANSMKQAKLLFDESKKMIGSSPQLKKRFRTLRDAIHYDKTFSKIEPQATDSDKLDGLNTHLGIFDEIHEYKDYKLINVIKNSRGSRKQPLLIYITTAGYQLDGPLVDYYEQGVDVLNGLIEDERTFYYLASLDGEREFEKPEMWIKANPNLGISIHLQDMIEDWEKAKRIPAEKNDFITKRFNIFVKSDEQSYLDYQVIQRNHKIMGIETLKGMSCVGGFDLSESEDFTSVCLEFPLDSGEVFVLSHSWLPRKKVLANNEKIDYLGLSEQGLLTIVDEEYIKLELIYEWFVRHSEIYSIQKIMYDPAKAFRIIKDLENFGFKTEVVRQGALTLTPVLRDLEAMFIDGKVIFNQNKLFRWYINNVQLKKNDNGSWLPKKQGRYRKIDGFAAFLNAHSEVMKMMVAPKGDGKINVVSMKDLMN, from the coding sequence ATGACGACTTCGAAGATTTCTAATACAGGGGCTCTCAATGTGCTCATAAAACCTGCTCAATCACTTCTAACTACTTGGTATGCAGAACAAGTTGTTTCTGAAAAAATAGTAGCCTCAAAAGAGGTTATTTTAGCTTGTGAGAGGCATTTAAATGACCTTAAAAGGGCAAAAAATAGCGATTTTCCATACATTTTTATAGAAAAAATAGGACATAGACCCATACGTTTTATTGAAAGTTTCTGCAAACCATCAAAAGGTGATTTTAAACAGTTAATACTTCAGCCTTGGCAACATTTTGTTTTAGGTTCCACGTATGGGTGGATTCACAAAGATACAGGCGTAAGAAGATTTAAAGAATGTATCATTTTTGTGGGCAGGAAAAACGGAAAGACTACTATGATCTCAGGAACCGCAAATTATGGTTGCAGTAAAGATCAAGAGAACGGTGCAGACGTTATTTTATTAGCAAATTCAATGAAACAAGCTAAATTATTGTTTGATGAGTCTAAGAAAATGATTGGATCTTCACCTCAATTAAAGAAAAGGTTTAGGACATTAAGGGATGCTATTCATTATGATAAAACCTTTTCAAAAATAGAACCACAAGCAACGGATAGTGATAAATTGGATGGGTTGAATACTCACCTCGGTATTTTTGATGAAATCCATGAATATAAGGACTACAAATTAATAAATGTCATTAAAAACTCGAGAGGAAGCAGGAAACAACCTTTATTAATTTATATAACTACCGCTGGCTATCAGTTAGATGGACCGTTAGTAGATTATTATGAACAAGGTGTCGATGTATTGAATGGTCTTATAGAAGATGAACGAACCTTTTATTATCTTGCTAGTTTAGATGGTGAAAGGGAGTTTGAAAAGCCTGAAATGTGGATCAAGGCTAATCCTAACCTCGGTATATCCATCCATTTACAAGATATGATCGAGGATTGGGAAAAAGCGAAACGTATCCCTGCAGAAAAGAATGACTTTATAACAAAGCGGTTTAATATATTTGTAAAATCAGATGAACAGTCCTATTTAGATTACCAGGTCATTCAACGAAATCATAAAATCATGGGTATTGAAACTTTAAAAGGAATGTCATGTGTTGGAGGTTTCGACCTTTCAGAATCAGAAGATTTCACAAGTGTCTGTCTCGAATTTCCTCTTGATTCAGGTGAGGTTTTTGTACTATCTCATTCTTGGTTACCTAGAAAAAAAGTATTAGCAAATAATGAGAAAATTGATTATTTAGGGTTATCAGAACAAGGTCTTTTGACCATTGTTGATGAGGAATACATCAAGTTGGAACTTATATATGAATGGTTTGTGAGGCATTCTGAGATCTACTCTATCCAAAAAATAATGTATGATCCGGCCAAAGCCTTTCGAATCATCAAGGACCTTGAGAATTTTGGCTTTAAAACTGAAGTGGTTAGACAAGGAGCTTTGACTTTAACCCCTGTTTTAAGAGATTTAGAAGCTATGTTTATTGATGGAAAAGTAATATTTAATCAAAATAAGCTATTCAGATGGTACATTAATAACGTGCAGTTAAAGAAAAATGATAATGGAAGTTGGTTGCCTAAAAAGCAAGGTCGCTACCGTAAAATTGACGGTTTTGCGGCCTTTTTAAATGCGCATTCAGAAGTGATGAAAATGATGGTTGCACCTAAAGGTGACGGAAAAATAAATGTGGTATCAATGAAGGACCTAATGAATTAA
- a CDS encoding HNH endonuclease signature motif containing protein — MDKTDKKKFYDSQTWKDCRLLVLNRDNHLCQICLKQKKIRSADIVHHKEHLEDYPDKALDMDNLLSVCSSCHNKEHPEKGKKEQRKKRTRRIKVIEVKANEEVI, encoded by the coding sequence ATGGACAAAACAGACAAGAAAAAATTCTACGATAGTCAAACATGGAAAGATTGTAGACTACTTGTATTAAATCGGGATAATCACTTATGCCAAATCTGTTTAAAACAAAAAAAAATTAGATCTGCTGATATTGTCCACCATAAAGAACACTTAGAAGATTATCCAGATAAAGCATTAGATATGGATAATCTATTAAGTGTTTGTTCGTCGTGCCATAATAAAGAACATCCAGAGAAAGGGAAGAAGGAGCAGAGAAAGAAGAGGACAAGGAGAATCAAAGTAATAGAAGTAAAGGCAAATGAAGAAGTGATATAA
- a CDS encoding phage portal protein, producing the protein MKWVKKIKGAISGAIEGWKGEGFDFSSWFGRTFWGSDNSQLANNETIFSVVSRLSNSMASLPLKLHQSYDTVSNSASDVLMNSPNSYMSSFEFIRNMETMRNETGNAYAVIERDIRGQVSRLTPLISAYVEPIFNRDSNELWYKVIGDKTYYFHNLDILHLKHIVGSGNLKGINPIKVLANTSEYDKAVREFSLNEMQSASNSFILKYDANVDHDKRQKVIEDFKRFYQDNGGILFQEPGVEINEIQRKYIPADTFTSEKITRSRVANVFNVPVTFLNDTEGQSYSSSEQLMRVFVQLTLMPIVRQYEQEFDRKLLNKDERDRGYYFKFNVGALLRGDTAARAALYHNGLRNGWLSRDEVRRWEDLPPRGGKADELWVSGDMYPLEMDPSQRKGVKDNGEVLESKSN; encoded by the coding sequence GTGAAATGGGTTAAAAAGATCAAGGGTGCCATTAGTGGAGCGATTGAAGGATGGAAAGGGGAGGGTTTTGATTTTTCAAGTTGGTTTGGACGTACTTTTTGGGGTTCAGATAATTCCCAACTTGCGAATAATGAAACCATTTTTAGTGTTGTATCAAGACTATCAAATAGTATGGCCTCGCTACCCTTAAAGCTACATCAGAGCTATGACACGGTATCTAACTCAGCATCAGATGTATTGATGAACTCACCTAATTCTTATATGAGTTCATTTGAGTTTATACGAAACATGGAAACCATGAGAAATGAAACAGGAAATGCTTATGCAGTGATTGAACGAGATATTCGAGGACAAGTTTCACGCCTCACTCCGTTAATATCAGCATATGTAGAACCTATATTCAATAGGGATAGTAACGAATTGTGGTATAAGGTGATCGGTGATAAAACTTATTACTTTCACAACCTAGATATCTTGCATTTAAAACATATCGTTGGATCTGGAAATCTAAAGGGAATAAATCCCATTAAGGTCCTCGCGAATACCAGTGAATATGACAAAGCAGTTCGTGAGTTTAGTCTAAATGAAATGCAAAGTGCTTCAAACTCTTTCATCTTAAAGTACGATGCAAATGTGGATCATGATAAGCGTCAAAAAGTCATAGAAGATTTTAAACGCTTTTATCAAGACAATGGGGGTATTTTATTTCAAGAACCTGGTGTTGAGATCAATGAGATCCAAAGAAAATACATTCCTGCAGATACATTTACATCTGAAAAGATTACACGTTCACGTGTGGCTAATGTTTTTAATGTACCAGTTACCTTTTTAAATGATACCGAGGGTCAAAGTTATTCGAGTAGTGAGCAGTTAATGCGTGTCTTTGTTCAGCTCACATTAATGCCTATTGTTCGTCAATATGAACAAGAGTTTGATCGTAAATTGCTTAATAAAGATGAAAGAGACAGAGGTTATTACTTTAAGTTTAATGTAGGGGCATTATTAAGGGGAGATACAGCAGCAAGAGCAGCATTATATCATAACGGACTACGTAATGGGTGGCTAAGTAGGGATGAAGTTCGAAGGTGGGAAGACTTACCCCCACGTGGTGGTAAAGCAGATGAATTATGGGTGAGTGGAGATATGTATCCTTTGGAAATGGATCCATCACAACGAAAGGGGGTGAAGGATAATGGAGAAGTTTTGGAAAGTAAAAGCAATTGA
- a CDS encoding HK97-gp10 family putative phage morphogenesis protein, translating to MGFELTGMKDVLKNLEKMGNQSQEVADEALKAGAGVLRAKMEELAPRSTLNKEHLVDHIIISSIKEGKLGVGPKQDFFYAHFLEFGTSKISPQPFAQPAFEASKSQIESTMSEVIKRGLGL from the coding sequence ATGGGATTTGAATTGACAGGAATGAAAGATGTACTAAAAAACTTAGAGAAAATGGGGAATCAAAGTCAAGAGGTTGCAGATGAAGCTTTAAAAGCAGGAGCAGGGGTTCTAAGAGCAAAAATGGAAGAATTAGCACCAAGATCTACTTTAAACAAAGAACATTTAGTAGATCATATCATTATCTCATCAATTAAAGAGGGAAAGTTAGGTGTGGGTCCTAAACAGGACTTTTTTTATGCTCATTTTTTGGAGTTCGGTACATCAAAAATAAGTCCTCAACCTTTTGCTCAACCTGCTTTTGAAGCAAGTAAAAGTCAAATTGAAAGTACAATGTCTGAGGT
- a CDS encoding P27 family phage terminase small subunit, which translates to MAVPTAKKIREYLGDSYEESDEELIKIYIETHQFYRRLQKEVKDSDLMYEHTNKAGATNLIKNPLSIELTKTVQTLNNLLKSLGLTPAQRKKVVNEEDDDFEDF; encoded by the coding sequence ATGGCTGTACCTACTGCTAAAAAAATACGTGAATATTTAGGTGATTCTTATGAAGAATCTGACGAGGAATTAATTAAGATTTATATTGAAACACACCAATTTTATAGGAGGTTGCAAAAGGAAGTGAAGGACTCTGACTTGATGTATGAACACACGAATAAAGCAGGGGCTACTAACCTTATCAAAAACCCCCTATCCATTGAGCTGACTAAGACGGTGCAAACTTTGAACAACCTTTTAAAGTCGCTTGGATTAACTCCAGCTCAACGTAAGAAAGTGGTGAATGAAGAAGATGACGACTTCGAAGATTTCTAA
- a CDS encoding phage head closure protein, with translation MNPGQLNQRITIQKFDENAMNDNGFPLPDDDPKTWTDVKTVWAMIKTMKGKEFYQAASVHAENTVRFVIRYTRDEINTKMRVKLKEHYYDIESVTNDDMKNKTLTIIAKEVM, from the coding sequence ATGAACCCAGGACAATTAAATCAAAGGATTACCATTCAAAAATTTGATGAAAATGCAATGAATGATAACGGATTTCCTTTACCTGATGATGATCCTAAGACGTGGACAGATGTTAAAACGGTTTGGGCTATGATTAAAACAATGAAAGGAAAAGAATTTTATCAAGCTGCAAGTGTTCATGCTGAAAATACAGTGAGATTTGTTATTCGTTACACTAGGGATGAAATAAATACAAAAATGAGAGTCAAACTTAAAGAGCACTATTATGACATTGAATCTGTTACAAATGACGACATGAAAAATAAAACTTTGACTATCATTGCAAAGGAAGTGATGTGA